Proteins found in one Desulfuromonas sp. genomic segment:
- a CDS encoding nucleoside recognition protein yields MKLQDNKQQVSELDAPAIPDLKTRLSTGFRSGLETAIRMIIWILPIYVVVDLLKGTTLLNSLGEVCAPVMVLFGLPGEAAFAFVAAFLVNLYAAIAIMVPLELSPWQVTQCGLMMGIAHNLLLEGAILGSTGVRAGAITLCRLAIAILAGLILHGLHLIGVA; encoded by the coding sequence TTGAAATTGCAGGACAATAAACAACAAGTCAGCGAGCTCGATGCGCCCGCGATTCCCGATCTCAAAACCCGGCTGAGCACCGGGTTTCGGTCGGGGCTCGAGACGGCCATCCGGATGATTATCTGGATTCTGCCGATCTATGTCGTCGTCGACCTTCTCAAGGGGACAACCTTGCTGAATTCCCTCGGCGAAGTCTGTGCCCCGGTGATGGTTCTGTTCGGCCTGCCGGGAGAGGCAGCCTTCGCTTTCGTCGCCGCCTTTCTGGTCAATCTCTACGCTGCGATCGCTATTATGGTGCCACTCGAACTCTCCCCGTGGCAGGTCACCCAGTGCGGGCTGATGATGGGGATAGCTCATAACCTGTTGCTCGAAGGTGCCATCCTCGGCAGTACCGGGGTGCGGGCCGGCGCGATTACCCTCTGTCGTCTTGCCATCGCCATCCTGGCCGGTTTGATCCTGCATGGCCTGCACCTGATCGGGGTCGCCTGA